Proteins from one Aureimonas sp. SA4125 genomic window:
- a CDS encoding HIT domain-containing protein — translation MTETYDPTNIFARILRGEIPRHEIFEDEVALAFMDVMPQSKGHCLVIPKAPSRNLLDASDDTLAQLMPRVARLARAARKAFDADGILVSQFNEAPAGQTVFHLHVHVIPRYAGVVLVPHSGGMADPGMLAEQAALIRAALD, via the coding sequence ATGACGGAAACCTACGATCCGACGAACATCTTTGCCCGAATCCTGCGGGGGGAGATCCCGCGCCACGAAATTTTCGAGGACGAAGTCGCCCTCGCCTTCATGGATGTCATGCCCCAGTCGAAGGGCCATTGCCTGGTCATCCCGAAGGCGCCGTCACGCAACCTGCTCGACGCGTCCGACGACACCCTTGCGCAACTGATGCCCCGCGTTGCCCGCCTCGCCCGTGCCGCGCGCAAGGCCTTCGATGCCGATGGTATTCTCGTCAGCCAGTTCAACGAGGCGCCGGCGGGGCAGACGGTCTTCCACCTGCATGTCCACGTGATTCCCCGCTATGCGGGAGTGGTCCTTGTCCCGCATTCCGGCGGTATGGCCGATCCCGGCATGCTGGCGGAACAGGCGGCCCTCATCCGCGCCGCCCTCGACTGA